A stretch of Henckelia pumila isolate YLH828 chromosome 4, ASM3356847v2, whole genome shotgun sequence DNA encodes these proteins:
- the LOC140861560 gene encoding uncharacterized protein → MGGPTFQIKTIKGKHTCARSNENKLANSRYLAKRIHKIVRDNPDIKIDQLRNLMKSKCEVDVSKWKVIRAKKTAIQKIRGVDTVQYHHLWDYCKKLINFNPGSTLILRIKDDFEPPTFDKLYFSLNAIKASFLAGCRPIIGLDGCFLKTIHGGQLLAAIGRDGNDNMVPIAFAVVQFEKRENWTWFLTILLEDVGGMRENKCTFISDRWKGLVEALKELVPDFEHRYCLRHMYQNFKKKFKSLDLKELFWKAATT, encoded by the coding sequence ATGGGTGGGCCAACATTTCAGATCAAGACTATCAAGGGCAAACACACTTGTGCTAGAAGTAATGAGAACAAGTTAGCCAACTCTAGGTACTTAGCTAAAAGAATTCATAAGATTGTTAGAGATAATCCCGATATAAAGATCGATCAGCTAAGAAATTTGATGAAGTCAAAATGTGAAGTTGATGTAAGTAAATGGAAGGTGATAAGGGCTAAAAAGACCGCTATTCAGAAGATCAGAGGTGTTGACACTGTACAATACCATCATCTATGGGATTATTGCAAgaaattgataaattttaatccaGGAAGTACACTTATTCTCAGAATAAAAGATGATTTTGAGCCCCCAACATTTGATAAGCTTTATTTTAGCTTGAATGCCATTAAGGCTTCTTTCTTAGCAGGTTGTAGGCCAATTATTGGGTTAGATGGTTGTTTTTTGAAAACAATACATGGTGGTCAACTGTTGGCAGCTATTGGTAGGGATGGAAATGACAATATGGTGCCTATAGCCTTTGCAGTGGTACAATTTGAGAAGAGAGAGAATTGGACATGGTTTCTCACAATTCTGTTGGAAGATGTAGGAGGAATGAGAGAAAATAAATGTACTTTTATATCAGATAGATGGAAAGGACTAGTGGAAGCATTAAAAGAACTTGTTCCTGATTTCGAGCATAGATATTGCTTGAGACATATGtatcaaaacttcaagaaaaaattcaaaagtttgGATTTGAAAGAATTGTTCTGGAAGGCTGCTACAACATGA